The following coding sequences are from one Dromaius novaehollandiae isolate bDroNov1 chromosome 24, bDroNov1.hap1, whole genome shotgun sequence window:
- the DDI2 gene encoding protein DDI1 homolog 2 isoform X1, whose translation MLLTVFCLRRDRTELTFSLQVDADFELQNFRALCELESGIPAAESQIVYAERPLTDNNRSLASYGLKDGDVVILRQKENVEPRPPIHFPGLPRIDFSSIAVPGTSTQQRRPPAQHLRPSPPDAPSFPQGLDNPALLREMLLANPHELSLLKERNPPLAEALLSGDLEKFTRVLVEQQQDRARREQERIRLYSADPFDLEAQAKIEEDIRQQNIEENMTIAMEEAPESFGQVVMLYINCKVNGHPVKAFVDSGAQMTIMSQSCAERCNIMRLVDRRWAGIAKGVGTQKIIGRVHLAQVQIEGDFLACSFSILEEQPMDMLLGLDMLKRHQCSIDLKKNVLVIGTTGSQTTFLPEGELPECARLAYGAGREDVRPEEIADQELAEAIQKSVEEAAAARWYQENQVKEQETGEAEKESGYSAAPGDSAPHKACVLL comes from the exons ATGCTGCTCACCGTGTTCTGCCTGCGCCGCGACCGCACCGAGCTCACCTTCTCCCTGCAGGTGGACGCCGACTTCGAGCTGCAGAACTTCCGCGCGCTCTGCGAGCTGGAGTCCGGCATCCCGGCGGCCGAGAGCCAG ATTGTCTATGCAGAGCGACCTTTAACTGATAACAACAGATCTTTGGCCTCCTATGGCTTGAAAGATGGGGATGTGGTGATTTTGCGACAGAAAGAGAATGTAGAGCCACGGCCTCCCATCCATTTTCCAG GTCTGCCTAGGATAGACTTCAGCAGCATTGCAGTTCCTGGGACGTCCACTCAGCAGCGTCGGCCACCAGCGCAGCATCTTCGCCCATCGCCTCCTGATGCACCTTCCTTCCCTCAGGGTTTGGACAATCCAGCGTTACTACGGGAAATGTTGCTTGCAAATCCGCATGAACTGTCCCTGCTGAAGGAACGCAATCCGCCCCTGGCGGAGGCACTCCTCAGCGGAGACCTTG AGAAATTCACCAGGGTGTTGGTGGAGCAACAGCAGGACCGAGCCCGGCGGGAGCAAGAGAGGATTCGACTCTATTCAGCTGACCCTTTTGATCTTGAGGCACAGGCCAAGATAGAAGAAGACATAAG GCAACAAAATATTGAAGAGAATATGACAATAGCAATGGAAGAAGCCCCCGAGAGTTTTGGCCAGGTGGTAATGCTGTATATTAACTGCAAAGTCAACGGACATCCAGTGAAAGCCTTTGTTGACTCAG GTGCCCAGATGACCATTATGAGCCAATCTTGTGCTGAAAGGTGCAACATAATGAGGCTGGTAGATCGGCGGTGGGCTGGCATTGCGAAAGGTGTAGGGACACAGAAAATCATTGGCAGAGTGCACTTAG CTCAGGTTCAGATTGAAGGGGATTTCCTGGCATGTTCCTTCTCAATCCTTGAAGAGCAGCCCATGGACATGCTTCTAGGACTGGACATGCTTAAGAGGCATCAG TGTTCCATTGATCTCAAGAAGAACGTACTGGTGATCGGCACAACTGGCTCGCAGACCACCTTCCTCCCAGAGGGCGAGCTCCCAGAGTGCGCGAGGCTGGCTTACGGGGCAGGGCGGGAGGACGTGCGGCCGGAGGAGATTGCTGACCAAGAACTGGCAGAAGCAATACAGAAGTCCGTAGAGGAAGCAG CTGCTGCTAGATGGTACCAAGAAAACCAAGTCAAAGAACAGGAAACTggagaggcagaaaaagagagTGGATATAGTGCAGCGCCAGGAGACTCGGCTCCCCACAAGGCCTGTGTTCTTTTATAA
- the DDI2 gene encoding protein DDI1 homolog 2 isoform X2, translated as MLLTVFCLRRDRTELTFSLQVDADFELQNFRALCELESGIPAAESQIVYAERPLTDNNRSLASYGLKDGDVVILRQKENVEPRPPIHFPGLPRIDFSSIAVPGTSTQQRRPPAQHLRPSPPDAPSFPQGLDNPALLREMLLANPHELSLLKERNPPLAEALLSGDLEKFTRVLVEQQQDRARREQERIRLYSADPFDLEAQAKIEEDIRQQNIEENMTIAMEEAPESFGQVVMLYINCKVNGHPVKAFVDSGAQMTIMSQSCAERCNIMRLVDRRWAGIAKGVGTQKIIGRVHLAQVQIEGDFLACSFSILEEQPMDMLLGLDMLKRHQCSIDLKKNVLVIGTTGSQTTFLPEGELPECARLAYGAGREDVRPEEIADQELAEAIQKSVEEAERQKP; from the exons ATGCTGCTCACCGTGTTCTGCCTGCGCCGCGACCGCACCGAGCTCACCTTCTCCCTGCAGGTGGACGCCGACTTCGAGCTGCAGAACTTCCGCGCGCTCTGCGAGCTGGAGTCCGGCATCCCGGCGGCCGAGAGCCAG ATTGTCTATGCAGAGCGACCTTTAACTGATAACAACAGATCTTTGGCCTCCTATGGCTTGAAAGATGGGGATGTGGTGATTTTGCGACAGAAAGAGAATGTAGAGCCACGGCCTCCCATCCATTTTCCAG GTCTGCCTAGGATAGACTTCAGCAGCATTGCAGTTCCTGGGACGTCCACTCAGCAGCGTCGGCCACCAGCGCAGCATCTTCGCCCATCGCCTCCTGATGCACCTTCCTTCCCTCAGGGTTTGGACAATCCAGCGTTACTACGGGAAATGTTGCTTGCAAATCCGCATGAACTGTCCCTGCTGAAGGAACGCAATCCGCCCCTGGCGGAGGCACTCCTCAGCGGAGACCTTG AGAAATTCACCAGGGTGTTGGTGGAGCAACAGCAGGACCGAGCCCGGCGGGAGCAAGAGAGGATTCGACTCTATTCAGCTGACCCTTTTGATCTTGAGGCACAGGCCAAGATAGAAGAAGACATAAG GCAACAAAATATTGAAGAGAATATGACAATAGCAATGGAAGAAGCCCCCGAGAGTTTTGGCCAGGTGGTAATGCTGTATATTAACTGCAAAGTCAACGGACATCCAGTGAAAGCCTTTGTTGACTCAG GTGCCCAGATGACCATTATGAGCCAATCTTGTGCTGAAAGGTGCAACATAATGAGGCTGGTAGATCGGCGGTGGGCTGGCATTGCGAAAGGTGTAGGGACACAGAAAATCATTGGCAGAGTGCACTTAG CTCAGGTTCAGATTGAAGGGGATTTCCTGGCATGTTCCTTCTCAATCCTTGAAGAGCAGCCCATGGACATGCTTCTAGGACTGGACATGCTTAAGAGGCATCAG TGTTCCATTGATCTCAAGAAGAACGTACTGGTGATCGGCACAACTGGCTCGCAGACCACCTTCCTCCCAGAGGGCGAGCTCCCAGAGTGCGCGAGGCTGGCTTACGGGGCAGGGCGGGAGGACGTGCGGCCGGAGGAGATTGCTGACCAAGAACTGGCAGAAGCAATACAGAAGTCCGTAGAGGAAGCAG